In Frondihabitans sp. PAMC 28766, a genomic segment contains:
- a CDS encoding FAD-dependent oxidoreductase yields MTTLRLAIVGAGPAGIYAADIILKAERQFGVQIDLFEQLPAPYGLVRYGVAPDHPRIKGIITALRDVLDRGDIRIFGNVRYGVDIGLDDLKQHYNAVIFSTGAIRDADLDVPGIDLPGSYGAADFVSWFDGHPDVPRDWPLDAQSVAVVGVGNVALDVSRILAKHADDLLPTEIPANVYDVLKSSPVTDVHVFGRRGPAQVKFSPLELRELGELRDVDMVVYDEDFDYDEASLTAIKTNKQVFVIDKVLNQWRARSVGEASRRLHLHFYAKPLEVVAGADGRVAGFRYERTRPDGAGGVEGTGEIRTVDIQAMYRAVGYFGSPLDGIPFDEKRGVIPNHEGQVLDDDDQIVPGVYATGWIKRGPVGLIGHTKSDAMETVQHVLTDQASWWAPASSDPADIVSLLESRGVEYTDLEGWHRLDEHEIALGADAPTERVRVKVVPRDEMVAISRAAESIAAD; encoded by the coding sequence GTGACCACGTTGCGCCTGGCCATCGTCGGAGCCGGCCCCGCCGGCATCTACGCCGCCGACATCATCCTGAAGGCCGAACGCCAGTTCGGCGTCCAGATCGACCTGTTCGAGCAGCTGCCGGCGCCCTACGGCCTCGTACGCTACGGCGTCGCGCCCGACCACCCGCGCATCAAGGGCATCATCACCGCCCTCCGCGACGTGCTCGACCGCGGCGACATCCGCATCTTCGGCAACGTGCGCTATGGCGTCGACATCGGTCTCGACGACCTCAAGCAGCACTACAACGCCGTCATCTTCTCGACCGGCGCCATCCGCGACGCCGACCTCGACGTGCCCGGCATCGACCTGCCCGGCTCGTACGGCGCCGCCGACTTCGTCAGCTGGTTCGACGGGCACCCCGACGTGCCGCGCGACTGGCCTCTCGACGCGCAGTCGGTGGCCGTGGTCGGCGTCGGCAACGTGGCCCTCGACGTGTCCCGCATCCTCGCGAAACACGCCGACGACCTCCTGCCGACCGAGATCCCGGCGAACGTCTACGACGTGCTCAAGTCGTCGCCCGTCACCGACGTGCACGTCTTCGGGCGCCGCGGGCCCGCGCAGGTGAAGTTCTCGCCGCTCGAGCTGCGCGAGCTCGGCGAGCTGCGCGACGTCGACATGGTCGTCTACGACGAGGACTTCGACTACGACGAGGCGTCGCTCACCGCGATCAAGACCAACAAGCAGGTCTTCGTCATCGACAAGGTGCTGAACCAGTGGCGGGCCCGCTCTGTCGGCGAAGCCTCCCGTCGACTGCACCTGCACTTCTACGCGAAGCCCCTCGAGGTCGTCGCAGGAGCCGACGGCCGAGTGGCCGGGTTCCGGTACGAGCGCACCCGACCCGACGGTGCCGGCGGCGTCGAGGGCACCGGCGAGATCCGCACCGTCGACATCCAGGCGATGTACCGCGCCGTGGGCTACTTCGGATCGCCGCTCGACGGCATCCCGTTCGACGAGAAGCGCGGCGTCATCCCCAACCACGAGGGCCAGGTGCTCGACGACGACGATCAGATCGTGCCCGGCGTCTACGCCACCGGCTGGATCAAGCGCGGCCCCGTCGGCCTCATCGGCCACACCAAGAGCGACGCGATGGAGACCGTGCAGCACGTGCTGACCGACCAGGCGTCGTGGTGGGCCCCGGCGTCGTCCGACCCGGCCGACATCGTGTCGCTGCTCGAGTCGCGCGGTGTCGAGTACACCGATCTCGAGGGCTGGCACCGCCTCGACGAGCACGAGATCGCCCTCGGTGCGGACGCGCCGACCGAACGTGTCCGCGTCAAAGTCGTGCCGCGCGACGAGATGGTCGCCATCTCGCGGGCTGCCGAGAGCATCGCCGCAGACTGA
- a CDS encoding polyprenyl synthetase family protein, whose amino-acid sequence MTPSAPTARRASSLTSSLGLAEKLFSSASERRFLRDIDAGLERVEEGLVREMAFGDDLADVTSRYLLVAGGKRTRPTLALLVAQLGEGSTDAVVSAAQAVEITHLASLYHDDVMDDAVVRRGVPSAQTKWGNNVAILTGDLLFARASTIVADLGEEAIRLQAQTFERLCLGQLHETIGPREGDDPIDHYLDVLSDKTGSLISMAAKVGVMFSGAPREYLGPVASFGEKIGVAFQLVDDVIDLSPTTSDTGKRAGTDLLAGVETLPLMYLRQEAQTDIDSAALLSEIEATVKAALAGSQMSEADLQDTVTQLREHDVTRRTHDEARRWAMSAVDALAPLPAGPVKKALTRFADRVVERKG is encoded by the coding sequence GTGACCCCGAGCGCACCGACCGCACGTCGCGCGTCCTCCCTGACCTCGTCGCTGGGGCTTGCCGAGAAGCTGTTCTCGTCAGCCTCCGAGCGTCGATTCCTCCGTGACATCGACGCAGGGCTCGAGCGCGTCGAAGAGGGGCTCGTGCGCGAGATGGCCTTCGGCGACGACCTCGCCGACGTCACCAGCCGTTACCTCCTCGTCGCCGGAGGCAAGCGCACCCGGCCGACGCTCGCCCTGCTCGTCGCGCAACTCGGCGAGGGGTCGACCGACGCCGTCGTCTCGGCGGCGCAGGCCGTCGAGATCACCCACCTCGCCTCGCTCTACCATGACGACGTGATGGACGACGCCGTCGTTCGCCGCGGAGTGCCGAGCGCCCAGACCAAATGGGGCAACAACGTCGCGATCCTGACCGGCGATCTGCTCTTCGCTCGCGCCTCGACCATCGTCGCCGACCTCGGTGAAGAGGCCATACGGCTTCAGGCTCAGACGTTCGAGCGCCTCTGCCTCGGCCAGCTGCACGAGACCATCGGCCCCCGAGAGGGCGACGACCCGATCGACCACTATCTCGACGTGCTCTCCGACAAGACCGGCTCGCTCATCTCGATGGCGGCCAAGGTCGGCGTCATGTTCTCGGGTGCTCCTCGTGAGTACCTGGGCCCGGTCGCCTCGTTCGGCGAGAAGATCGGCGTGGCCTTCCAGCTCGTCGACGACGTCATCGACCTGTCACCGACGACCTCCGACACGGGCAAACGCGCCGGCACCGACCTGCTGGCCGGTGTCGAGACCCTGCCGCTCATGTACCTCCGCCAGGAGGCGCAGACCGACATCGACTCGGCGGCGCTGCTCAGCGAGATCGAGGCCACGGTCAAGGCAGCGCTCGCGGGTTCGCAGATGAGCGAGGCCGACCTGCAAGACACCGTCACGCAGCTGCGCGAGCACGACGTCACCCGCCGCACGCACGACGAGGCACGCCGCTGGGCGATGTCGGCCGTCGACGCGCTCGCGCCGCTGCCGGCCGGCCCGGTCAAGAAAGCGCTCACGCGCTTCGCCGACCGCGTCGTCGAACGCAAGGGCTGA
- the ubiE gene encoding bifunctional demethylmenaquinone methyltransferase/2-methoxy-6-polyprenyl-1,4-benzoquinol methylase UbiE, translating into MTKADMNKQPHEVASMFDGVAAHYDVTNDILSAGNAVLWRIATVKAIGAKPGEKVLDIAAGTGTSSAAIAKSGATVTALDFSAGMVEVGRKRQPHLEFIVGDAEDLPFGADEFDAVTISFGLRNVNKPKTALAEMYRVLKPGGRLVICEFSTPPLAGLRIGYQAYLKHILPGIAKVTSSNGPAYSYLAESIEKWPEQEILSQWIRGAGFTRVAHRNLTAGIVALHRGHKPATSTRRPSSAPA; encoded by the coding sequence GTGACCAAGGCCGATATGAACAAGCAGCCCCACGAGGTTGCCTCCATGTTCGATGGGGTGGCCGCGCACTACGACGTGACCAACGACATCCTGTCGGCCGGCAACGCCGTGCTCTGGCGCATCGCCACCGTCAAGGCGATCGGCGCCAAGCCCGGCGAGAAGGTGCTCGACATCGCCGCGGGCACGGGGACGTCGTCGGCCGCGATCGCGAAGAGCGGCGCCACGGTCACCGCCCTCGACTTCTCAGCCGGCATGGTCGAGGTCGGTCGTAAGCGCCAGCCCCACCTCGAATTCATCGTCGGCGACGCCGAAGACCTGCCGTTCGGCGCCGACGAGTTCGACGCCGTCACCATCTCGTTCGGCCTCCGCAACGTCAACAAGCCGAAGACGGCGCTCGCCGAGATGTACCGGGTGCTGAAGCCCGGCGGCCGTCTCGTCATCTGCGAGTTCTCGACGCCGCCGCTCGCGGGCCTCCGCATCGGCTACCAGGCCTACCTCAAGCACATCCTGCCCGGCATCGCGAAGGTCACCTCGAGCAACGGCCCGGCTTACTCCTACCTCGCCGAGTCGATCGAGAAGTGGCCCGAGCAGGAGATCCTCAGCCAGTGGATCCGAGGCGCCGGCTTCACGCGCGTCGCGCACCGCAACCTCACCGCGGGCATCGTCGCCCTGCACCGCGGCCACAAGCCCGCCACCTCGACCCGGCGCCCCTCGTCGGCTCCCGCCTGA